The Blautia hydrogenotrophica DSM 10507 genome window below encodes:
- a CDS encoding DUF5685 family protein, which yields MFGYVTICEPELKVKDLRKYKAYYCGLCQELKEAYGAVGQMTLTYDMTFVIVLLTSLYESQTELTEHRCKVHPVKKQKMLRNEITQYGADMNILLTYYKLADDWIDEKSIRSLLGNGFLRKRAREVIRRYPRQSKAIRRSLRELSKCEQQNSMDLDKTAGCFGELMAELFVYKRDMWEERLRKIGFYLGKFIYLMDAYEDLEEDLQKDCYNPLRKLSQREDYEEEIKRILCMMIAECCAEFEKLPCLLDVDILRNILYDGVWNHYKNIQKKLMDGKEKKDV from the coding sequence ATGTTTGGATATGTGACCATTTGTGAACCTGAATTGAAAGTAAAAGATCTGAGAAAGTATAAGGCGTATTACTGCGGGCTGTGCCAGGAGCTGAAGGAGGCTTATGGGGCAGTTGGGCAGATGACGCTGACCTATGATATGACCTTTGTGATTGTACTGTTGACTTCCCTGTATGAGAGTCAGACAGAGTTGACGGAACATCGCTGCAAAGTTCATCCGGTGAAGAAGCAGAAGATGCTTCGAAACGAGATCACGCAATACGGCGCGGACATGAATATCTTGCTGACTTACTATAAGTTGGCGGACGACTGGATTGACGAAAAGAGCATCCGAAGCCTGCTGGGAAATGGTTTTCTGCGCAAGAGAGCGAGAGAAGTGATACGCAGATATCCCAGACAGAGCAAGGCGATTCGCCGTTCACTCAGGGAGTTGTCCAAGTGTGAGCAGCAAAACAGCATGGACTTGGATAAGACTGCAGGCTGTTTTGGAGAGCTGATGGCGGAACTTTTTGTCTATAAGCGGGACATGTGGGAAGAGCGTCTGCGAAAAATCGGATTTTATCTGGGGAAATTTATCTATCTGATGGATGCCTATGAGGATTTGGAGGAAGATCTGCAGAAAGATTGTTACAATCCTCTGAGAAAACTCAGCCAAAGGGAAGACTACGAAGAGGAAATAAAGAGAATTCTCTGCATGATGATTGCGGAATGCTGTGCGGAATTTGAGAAGCTTCCCTGCCTATTAGATGTGGACATTTTGCGCAATATCCTGTATGATGGTGTGTGGAATCATTACAAAAATATTCAGAAAAAACTCATGGACGGAAAGGAAAAGAAAGATGTCTAA
- a CDS encoding endonuclease III domain-containing protein, producing MTKEKLALEIIDRLKKEYPDAGCTLDYEDAWKLLVSVRLAAQCTDARVNVVVQGLYEKYPTVHDLAQADVADIEEIVRPCGLGKSKARDISGCMKMLEEEYGGQVPADFQKLLKLPGVGRKSANLIMGDVFGKPAIVTDTHCIRLVNRMGLVDQIKEPKKVEMALWKLIPPEEGSDFCHRLVYHGRDVCTARTKPHCEKCCVRDLCERNGVED from the coding sequence ATGACGAAAGAGAAACTGGCGTTGGAGATTATAGATAGACTGAAAAAAGAATATCCAGACGCAGGCTGTACGTTGGACTACGAGGATGCCTGGAAACTGCTGGTGAGCGTTCGGCTGGCCGCGCAGTGTACAGATGCCAGGGTAAATGTGGTGGTACAGGGATTGTATGAGAAATATCCCACGGTACACGATTTGGCCCAGGCGGATGTGGCGGATATCGAAGAGATTGTAAGACCCTGCGGATTGGGAAAGAGTAAAGCACGGGATATCAGCGGCTGTATGAAGATGTTGGAAGAGGAATACGGCGGCCAGGTGCCTGCCGATTTTCAGAAGCTGTTGAAATTGCCTGGGGTGGGAAGAAAGAGCGCGAATTTGATTATGGGAGACGTATTCGGAAAGCCGGCAATTGTCACGGACACACACTGTATTCGGCTGGTGAACCGGATGGGACTCGTAGATCAGATTAAGGAGCCAAAGAAAGTGGAGATGGCTTTATGGAAGCTGATTCCGCCGGAAGAGGGAAGTGATTTTTGCCACCGTCTGGTCTATCATGGAAGAGATGTCTGTACAGCGCGGACGAAGCCTCACTGTGAGAAATGCTGCGTGAGAGATCTCTGCGAGAGAAACGGCGTGGAAGATTAA
- the recQ gene encoding DNA helicase RecQ, which produces MIGKPEEILKSIFGYDSFREGQETLIKSTLQGRDCLGIMPTGAGKSVCFQVPALLFSGITLVISPLISLMKDQVTSLNDLGVHAAYINSSLTEGQYRKAMEYASYGRYKLIYVAPERLMTESFLELARKIEISMVAVDEAHCISQWGQDFRPSYLKIVDFIEQLPKRPVIAAYTATATKAVKEDILCILGLRQPEVVVTGYDRKNLYFAVEKPKDKLAALLGYLGKHSGKSGIIYCSTRKAVEEIYEALLAQGCPVVRYHAGLSEAERRKSQEAFLYDERPVMVATNAFGMGIDKSNVRFVVHYNMPKDIESYYQEAGRAGRDGEPGECVLYYSGKDVKIQEFLIEQQPENEELGRSENALIRERSHERLRRMTFYCFTNECLRDYILRYFGEYGSAYCGNCKNCLTEFESIDVTEDTRVILEFVQSSGERYGIQAVVDGVHGSESAKVQKFRLQQNPYYGVLRHRSLVRLKQLVNDLLVKGCLDLTGGSYPILKLTVLGREILYGEKVQTIVLKLPKEREAAQRKKKTAKDISQPGRPELFELLRKKRYEMAQKAHVPPYIIFSDKTLREMSVHLPADQNAMLQINGVGGHKLAKYGGEFMEVIREYCQKNHRENGRGMGDEE; this is translated from the coding sequence ATGATCGGGAAACCAGAAGAAATATTAAAGAGTATATTCGGTTACGATTCCTTTCGGGAGGGTCAGGAGACCTTAATCAAGAGTACGCTTCAGGGAAGGGACTGTCTGGGGATTATGCCCACCGGAGCCGGGAAATCTGTCTGTTTTCAGGTGCCGGCTCTGCTTTTTTCAGGAATCACACTGGTGATTTCACCGTTGATTTCTCTGATGAAAGACCAGGTGACTTCTCTGAATGATCTGGGAGTCCACGCCGCCTACATCAACAGCTCGCTGACGGAAGGACAGTACCGCAAGGCGATGGAGTACGCCTCTTACGGCAGGTACAAATTGATCTATGTGGCCCCGGAGCGGCTGATGACGGAGTCTTTTTTAGAACTGGCCAGGAAGATAGAAATTTCCATGGTCGCTGTGGATGAGGCGCACTGTATCTCGCAGTGGGGCCAGGATTTTAGGCCCAGCTATCTGAAGATCGTGGACTTCATCGAGCAGCTGCCCAAAAGGCCCGTCATTGCTGCGTATACGGCGACGGCCACCAAGGCAGTCAAGGAGGATATCCTGTGCATTCTGGGTCTGAGGCAGCCGGAAGTGGTTGTCACCGGCTATGACAGAAAAAATCTGTATTTCGCGGTGGAAAAACCAAAAGATAAGCTGGCGGCGCTGTTAGGCTACCTGGGGAAACATTCGGGAAAGAGCGGAATCATCTACTGCAGTACCAGAAAGGCCGTGGAGGAGATTTATGAGGCGCTTTTGGCCCAGGGCTGTCCCGTGGTCAGATATCATGCGGGGCTGAGTGAGGCAGAGCGCAGAAAAAGTCAGGAAGCTTTTCTCTACGACGAGAGACCAGTCATGGTGGCGACGAACGCTTTCGGCATGGGAATTGACAAGTCGAATGTGCGATTCGTGGTGCACTATAATATGCCGAAGGATATCGAGAGCTATTACCAGGAGGCCGGGCGAGCTGGAAGAGACGGTGAGCCGGGGGAATGTGTGCTGTATTATTCCGGAAAAGATGTGAAAATTCAGGAATTTCTGATTGAGCAGCAGCCGGAGAATGAGGAGTTAGGCCGGTCTGAGAACGCCTTGATACGGGAGCGCAGTCACGAACGGTTAAGGAGAATGACTTTTTACTGTTTCACCAATGAGTGCCTCCGAGATTACATTTTGCGGTATTTCGGGGAGTACGGCAGTGCCTATTGCGGAAACTGTAAAAATTGTCTGACAGAATTTGAGTCCATAGATGTGACAGAGGATACAAGAGTTATCCTGGAGTTTGTGCAGTCAAGTGGAGAAAGATATGGGATTCAGGCAGTGGTGGATGGAGTGCACGGGTCAGAGAGTGCAAAAGTGCAGAAGTTCCGATTACAGCAAAACCCTTATTACGGTGTGCTAAGACATAGAAGTCTGGTCCGTTTAAAACAGCTAGTCAATGATCTATTGGTGAAAGGTTGCTTGGACTTGACAGGAGGCAGCTATCCGATTCTGAAGCTGACGGTGTTAGGGCGAGAGATTCTCTACGGGGAGAAGGTACAGACCATTGTCTTAAAGCTGCCAAAAGAACGGGAGGCAGCTCAGAGAAAGAAAAAGACTGCCAAAGACATATCGCAGCCGGGGCGCCCAGAATTGTTTGAGTTGCTGCGCAAAAAGCGGTATGAGATGGCTCAAAAAGCCCATGTGCCGCCGTACATTATTTTTTCTGACAAGACTCTAAGGGAGATGAGTGTTCATCTGCCGGCAGATCAGAATGCTATGCTTCAGATCAATGGGGTAGGCGGCCACAAATTAGCAAAATATGGCGGAGAATTTATGGAAGTGATTCGGGAGTACTGCCAGAAGAATCACAGAGAGAACGGAAGAGGAATGGGAGATGAAGAGTAA
- a CDS encoding histidine phosphatase family protein yields MKLLIIRHGDPNYSIDSLTEKGWREAEYLSERLSGMDIKKFYVSSMGRAKDTASFTLKKMGRSAEECKWLREFAPLICHPGEKEEKIVWDWLPQDWTKEERFYQKDHWFEPELLREAKVREEYEWVTGELDRLLERHGYVREGNYYRVREANTDTIVFFCHFGLGCVLLSHLLGISPMVLWHGFCAAPTSIAEVVTEERRKGIASFRMRAYGDTSHLYVKGEEPSNSARFCECYDNVQERHD; encoded by the coding sequence ATGAAACTTTTGATTATCAGACATGGAGATCCGAATTATAGTATCGATTCTCTGACGGAGAAGGGTTGGCGGGAGGCGGAATATCTCTCTGAAAGATTATCGGGTATGGATATAAAGAAATTCTACGTGTCTTCAATGGGACGTGCAAAGGATACTGCGTCTTTTACTTTGAAGAAAATGGGACGTTCCGCAGAAGAATGTAAATGGCTTCGGGAATTCGCGCCCCTGATCTGCCATCCCGGCGAGAAAGAAGAAAAAATTGTCTGGGACTGGCTGCCTCAGGACTGGACAAAAGAAGAGCGGTTTTATCAGAAGGACCATTGGTTTGAGCCGGAACTGCTCCGGGAGGCGAAAGTGCGCGAAGAGTATGAGTGGGTGACCGGTGAGCTGGACCGCCTTTTGGAGAGACACGGTTATGTGCGGGAAGGAAATTACTATCGTGTCAGGGAGGCGAATACGGACACCATCGTATTTTTCTGCCATTTTGGACTGGGATGCGTATTGCTGTCGCATCTTCTGGGAATCTCTCCCATGGTGTTGTGGCATGGTTTTTGCGCGGCTCCCACGTCGATTGCAGAGGTGGTGACCGAGGAGCGCCGAAAAGGAATCGCCAGTTTTCGGATGAGAGCATACGGAGATACTTCACACCTGTACGTGAAGGGGGAAGAGCCTTCAAACTCTGCGCGCTTCTGCGAGTGTTATGATAATGTACAGGAAAGACATGACTGA
- a CDS encoding MATE family efflux transporter, whose protein sequence is MKKKFFSYVIPSILGFALSGVYAIVDGFFIGNSIGDAGLAAISIAYPITAFLQAMGTGIGMGGAVHFSISFGRRDYEAQKRFFSGTILLMLLASILTVGVLLLSSEQILRMFGAKGELLILAEEYIKYIIYGAVFQILGTGLVPIIRNTGSSFGAMTVMIAGFLTNIILDYLLVWVLPYGMAGAAVATIIGQAVTMLICIALLLRKRIRATVHFQGRFQHTLVTIFKTGISPFGLTFLPNITLIFMNKSAMIFGGESAVACYAVIAYITAIIQLLLQGVGDGSQPLISIYYGEKVFGQMRQICKMAYGFATAVALGCMAAVFLLRGQLPILFGTSEDISQMVYMALPFFIAGFLFVGVSRTTTSYFYATHENIFASILIYIEPALLLAILSTVPRVVGLTGVWLAVPLTQMLVCGLSVVLMRRKRTVHSFAVHEQ, encoded by the coding sequence TTGAAAAAGAAATTTTTTAGCTATGTTATTCCGTCGATTCTGGGTTTCGCGCTTTCTGGAGTCTATGCGATTGTGGATGGATTTTTTATCGGCAACAGCATCGGTGACGCAGGTCTGGCGGCGATCAGCATCGCCTATCCGATCACGGCTTTTTTACAGGCGATGGGCACGGGAATCGGAATGGGAGGAGCGGTTCACTTTTCCATCAGCTTTGGGAGAAGAGACTACGAGGCTCAGAAGCGATTTTTCAGTGGGACGATTCTGTTGATGCTTTTAGCTAGTATTTTGACAGTGGGTGTATTGCTGCTTTCTAGCGAGCAGATTCTTCGCATGTTTGGAGCAAAAGGAGAACTGCTTATACTGGCGGAGGAATACATAAAGTACATCATATATGGGGCGGTATTTCAGATTCTAGGAACTGGACTTGTACCAATCATCCGCAACACCGGCAGCTCTTTTGGAGCGATGACTGTCATGATTGCTGGATTTTTGACCAATATCATCCTGGATTATCTGCTGGTGTGGGTACTGCCTTACGGCATGGCTGGGGCGGCTGTGGCTACAATCATCGGGCAAGCGGTGACGATGCTTATTTGTATAGCGCTGCTCTTAAGAAAGAGGATTCGTGCCACGGTACATTTTCAAGGGAGGTTTCAGCATACTCTGGTCACCATCTTTAAGACAGGAATCTCTCCTTTTGGATTGACTTTTTTACCGAATATTACCTTAATTTTCATGAATAAAAGCGCCATGATTTTTGGCGGCGAGAGCGCAGTGGCTTGTTATGCAGTGATCGCCTATATCACAGCGATTATTCAGCTTCTGCTTCAGGGAGTCGGGGATGGCAGCCAGCCGTTAATCAGCATTTACTACGGGGAAAAGGTATTTGGACAGATGAGACAGATCTGCAAGATGGCATACGGTTTTGCTACGGCGGTGGCATTGGGATGCATGGCGGCGGTCTTTTTGCTGAGGGGGCAGCTTCCGATTTTATTTGGGACTTCCGAGGATATCTCGCAGATGGTCTACATGGCGCTTCCATTTTTTATTGCAGGTTTTCTCTTTGTGGGAGTTTCCAGAACTACCACGTCTTATTTTTACGCGACGCATGAGAATATTTTCGCAAGTATTCTGATTTATATAGAACCTGCTCTGCTGCTGGCAATTCTCAGCACGGTACCCAGAGTCGTCGGTCTGACTGGTGTCTGGCTTGCCGTTCCCTTGACACAGATGCTGGTCTGCGGCCTAAGTGTGGTCTTGATGAGGCGGAAGCGTACTGTTCACTCATTTGCGGTTCATGAGCAGTAA
- a CDS encoding MarR family winged helix-turn-helix transcriptional regulator has protein sequence MNDPHSQVKEYYELWREMNWMYEDWAKSFGISYYAFLTLEAVWEDREECSQKKICQKCLLSKQTVNMILKEFQEKGFLYCTSSQTDRRVKLIHLTEKGEKYVGSMVTRVQELEESVMRRMGPDRSEAMLENTRLYVRYFKEGYGGI, from the coding sequence ATGAATGATCCACACAGTCAGGTAAAGGAATATTATGAGCTTTGGCGGGAGATGAACTGGATGTATGAGGACTGGGCGAAATCTTTCGGGATATCTTACTATGCCTTTTTGACGCTGGAAGCGGTCTGGGAAGACAGGGAGGAATGCAGCCAGAAAAAAATCTGTCAGAAATGTCTACTGTCTAAGCAGACGGTGAATATGATTTTGAAAGAATTTCAGGAAAAAGGATTTTTATACTGCACTTCTTCGCAGACAGACCGGCGTGTAAAGCTGATTCATTTGACAGAAAAGGGAGAAAAATACGTCGGTAGTATGGTTACTAGGGTGCAGGAGCTGGAAGAAAGCGTGATGAGAAGAATGGGGCCTGACAGAAGTGAAGCGATGCTGGAGAATACACGGCTGTATGTGAGGTATTTCAAAGAAGGCTACGGAGGTATTTAA
- a CDS encoding AEC family transporter, whose protein sequence is MDNMISLEMTMFFLILTGFAVRRLGLVGDRGKEGITDLVVNLILPCNIIKSFLIEFNTKILHSFLSILLISMFLQFGCILLAKLLYGKMQTDRSKSLQFGIICSNAGFLGNPVAEGVYGQMGLALASIYLIPQRIVMWSEGLAIFSKEIDKKQILKKVLLHPCIIACEIGLLLMLTQCPLPTAVKTFVGNLGDCNTILSMLVIGMIVSDIRLKEILDRDIIIYTVIRLLIIPALVYLPCTWLGLPEKVVGVSTLLAGMPAGATTSMLALKYHSDEKFATNLVIFSTAVSVLTIPLWARIL, encoded by the coding sequence ATGGACAATATGATCTCTCTGGAAATGACAATGTTTTTTCTGATTCTCACAGGATTTGCAGTGAGAAGACTGGGGCTTGTGGGAGACAGAGGAAAAGAAGGGATTACAGACCTGGTTGTAAACTTGATTCTTCCCTGTAATATTATCAAATCTTTTTTGATTGAATTTAACACGAAAATACTTCACAGCTTTCTAAGTATTCTGCTAATCTCTATGTTCCTGCAATTTGGCTGCATTTTGCTGGCCAAACTGCTGTATGGAAAAATGCAGACAGACAGGAGCAAAAGCCTGCAATTCGGTATTATCTGTTCAAACGCCGGCTTTCTGGGAAATCCGGTCGCAGAAGGCGTCTATGGGCAGATGGGACTCGCGTTGGCATCCATCTACCTGATACCGCAGAGAATCGTCATGTGGTCGGAAGGGCTCGCGATTTTCTCCAAAGAAATCGACAAAAAACAAATATTAAAGAAAGTCCTCCTTCACCCCTGCATCATAGCCTGTGAAATCGGACTACTGCTGATGCTGACTCAGTGCCCCCTCCCCACCGCTGTTAAAACCTTCGTGGGAAATCTGGGCGACTGCAATACGATTCTGTCTATGTTGGTAATCGGTATGATCGTATCGGATATCCGCCTAAAAGAAATCCTAGACCGGGATATTATCATCTACACGGTGATTCGGCTTCTCATCATCCCTGCGCTGGTGTATCTGCCCTGTACCTGGCTGGGGCTGCCTGAGAAAGTGGTCGGTGTCAGCACTCTTCTGGCCGGCATGCCTGCGGGAGCGACAACGAGTATGCTGGCTTTAAAATACCATTCTGATGAAAAGTTCGCCACGAATCTAGTTATATTCTCCACCGCCGTTTCCGTTTTGACCATTCCTCTCTGGGCAAGAATTCTGTAG
- a CDS encoding FUSC family protein: MQKLNYPAVCTYIRGIKKKFLKALPVIIFFLALFYSVIGLFGIQHVMIVSLVTVLFQVTYQKQPTVPSLFAMMFQQILLEILAFFATLNLPLCLALNLVVPFWLIFSKASQFNQLGYFSSLMTFTFLQLMPVGWSGFFQQMEAMLYSLFFFFIIVCAYSQKRGVIPEDHTEQHGLQLLADVLEKTARGEDTEAETAQLFQIQKSLYKDAYQKRGRKHIVTAQGKVRYMFALLFHRCVYFVSGQYKNFLPENETAKALALQLSAYMKEAGDIDFWNQDTEELKKKGKKLLLKTRQQKEEFYHSATNFLRMFLLILDQIHLDEDQILDENWKVPLKQRLKERFLYRMKLDAFEMRFALRMSIILLVGMSYNILVDADHGYWLAMNAFLLLRPMYEDSKYRMKTRFVGTAAGCILMMFILSFCHSTLDHFIVASIMVACMYTATPGTRIHAVFVTCFALSMTTMAMQETLALELRMIYVAVAVLLVLLVNQFFFPTSLGTQFRYNWKMIFHMHHMYLRFLENTLTNSLDYWRVCDAQIQYHMVYDQIEQYLPKVVQEEQPYYRRILGLCWRMLSEMEQMLFLSNRKKWQPQTRQNMMQYICYTDYVLNSIQEMLHLQKEKRIKSIEGMKYQRYIEGEKNLSILMTQYAKNLSKLYVIVSRKYQS, encoded by the coding sequence TTGCAAAAACTAAACTATCCGGCAGTCTGTACATATATCAGAGGTATTAAGAAGAAATTTCTGAAAGCACTGCCGGTGATTATCTTTTTTTTAGCCTTATTTTACAGTGTAATAGGACTATTTGGCATTCAACATGTCATGATCGTGTCTCTGGTCACAGTGTTATTTCAGGTGACCTACCAAAAACAGCCGACCGTCCCGTCTTTGTTCGCCATGATGTTTCAACAAATTTTATTGGAGATCTTAGCATTCTTTGCCACCTTAAATCTACCGCTTTGTCTGGCACTGAATTTGGTGGTTCCATTTTGGCTGATCTTTTCGAAGGCTTCCCAGTTTAACCAACTGGGGTATTTCTCGAGCCTGATGACTTTCACCTTCCTACAACTTATGCCTGTGGGATGGAGTGGCTTTTTCCAGCAGATGGAAGCTATGCTCTACAGTCTTTTCTTTTTCTTCATCATCGTCTGCGCCTACTCACAAAAACGCGGTGTCATACCAGAAGACCACACAGAGCAGCATGGACTTCAGCTATTGGCCGACGTTCTGGAAAAAACGGCGCGGGGAGAAGACACAGAGGCAGAGACGGCACAGTTGTTCCAGATTCAGAAGAGTCTGTACAAAGACGCCTATCAAAAGCGGGGAAGAAAACACATTGTGACTGCACAGGGAAAAGTGCGTTATATGTTCGCTCTGCTTTTCCACCGATGCGTCTACTTCGTTTCAGGCCAGTACAAAAACTTTCTGCCTGAAAACGAGACGGCCAAAGCATTGGCGTTACAGCTGTCTGCTTACATGAAAGAGGCTGGAGATATAGATTTCTGGAACCAGGACACAGAGGAATTAAAGAAAAAAGGAAAGAAGCTTCTCTTAAAGACACGGCAGCAGAAAGAAGAATTTTATCACTCAGCCACCAATTTTCTGAGAATGTTTCTCCTGATCTTAGATCAAATCCACCTGGACGAAGATCAAATCCTAGATGAAAACTGGAAGGTTCCTCTAAAACAGCGGCTCAAAGAAAGATTTCTATACCGGATGAAATTAGACGCCTTTGAGATGCGCTTTGCACTTAGGATGAGCATCATCCTATTGGTCGGCATGTCCTATAACATCTTGGTTGACGCGGACCATGGCTATTGGCTGGCAATGAATGCTTTTCTTTTGTTAAGACCGATGTACGAAGACAGCAAATATCGAATGAAGACACGTTTCGTGGGTACTGCCGCAGGCTGCATTTTAATGATGTTTATCTTATCCTTCTGCCACAGTACACTTGACCATTTTATTGTGGCGAGTATCATGGTAGCTTGTATGTACACGGCCACTCCTGGAACCAGAATTCATGCGGTGTTTGTCACCTGTTTTGCGCTGTCTATGACGACAATGGCTATGCAGGAGACTTTAGCGTTGGAGCTGAGAATGATCTACGTAGCCGTGGCGGTGCTTTTGGTTCTGCTGGTAAACCAATTCTTTTTTCCCACAAGTCTGGGAACACAGTTTCGCTATAACTGGAAAATGATTTTCCATATGCACCACATGTATCTGAGATTTCTCGAAAACACACTGACAAACTCTCTGGACTATTGGAGAGTCTGTGATGCTCAGATTCAATATCACATGGTTTATGACCAGATTGAACAATATCTGCCGAAAGTAGTACAAGAAGAACAGCCTTATTATCGGAGAATTCTCGGACTCTGCTGGAGAATGTTGTCGGAGATGGAACAAATGCTCTTTTTGTCTAACCGCAAAAAATGGCAGCCACAGACACGGCAGAATATGATGCAATATATCTGCTACACAGATTACGTGTTAAATTCTATCCAGGAAATGCTTCATCTGCAAAAAGAAAAAAGAATTAAGAGCATCGAAGGCATGAAGTATCAACGGTACATAGAAGGTGAGAAAAACCTATCCATATTGATGACTCAGTACGCAAAAAATTTATCAAAATTGTATGTCATAGTGAGCAGAAAATATCAATCTTGA
- a CDS encoding ABC transporter ATP-binding protein, with protein MVPPFIELTNLTKNFGNGKGIFDLSFGVQQGEVFGFLGPNGAGKSTTIRHLMGFVKPQSGSCQIMGKDCFSQAALIQQSVGYLAGEIAFIEDMSGISYLNFIADMKGIRDRSSIRDLLYRFELNPRGKIKKMSKGMKQKIGLVAAFMGDPSVLILDEPTSGLDPLMQNRFVELLLERKKKGSTVFMSSHIFEEVEKTCNRTAIIREGRLVDIVQMKELSKLRNRIYTVTLHDKESAQRLAAVEQLDIINVCGRKVQIRVKKELPNTLRVLANYQPTDLQTETQSLEELFLHYYGEGGHKNA; from the coding sequence ATGGTACCACCATTCATAGAATTGACTAATTTGACTAAGAATTTCGGAAACGGCAAAGGAATTTTTGATCTGTCCTTTGGCGTCCAACAGGGAGAGGTCTTTGGTTTCCTCGGCCCGAACGGAGCCGGAAAAAGCACAACGATTCGACATCTGATGGGCTTTGTGAAGCCGCAATCAGGAAGCTGCCAGATCATGGGAAAAGACTGTTTTTCACAGGCAGCCCTTATCCAGCAGTCTGTGGGATATCTGGCCGGTGAAATCGCATTTATAGAAGACATGTCGGGGATTTCCTATTTAAATTTTATCGCAGATATGAAAGGAATCCGAGATCGTTCCTCCATCCGTGATCTCCTGTACCGTTTCGAGCTGAATCCTAGAGGAAAAATCAAAAAAATGTCAAAAGGAATGAAGCAAAAGATTGGATTGGTAGCTGCCTTCATGGGAGACCCCTCTGTTCTGATATTAGATGAGCCCACTAGCGGTCTAGACCCTCTTATGCAAAACCGTTTTGTAGAGCTGCTTCTGGAAAGAAAGAAAAAAGGCAGCACGGTCTTCATGTCTTCTCATATTTTTGAAGAAGTAGAAAAAACCTGCAATCGGACAGCAATCATCCGAGAAGGACGGTTGGTAGACATTGTGCAGATGAAAGAGCTGTCCAAGCTTAGAAATCGAATCTATACCGTGACGCTGCACGACAAAGAATCTGCACAAAGACTGGCTGCCGTAGAGCAGTTAGACATCATAAACGTCTGTGGAAGAAAAGTTCAGATACGGGTAAAAAAGGAATTGCCAAATACTCTGAGAGTGCTGGCGAATTATCAGCCGACAGATCTTCAGACCGAGACACAGAGCTTGGAAGAGCTATTTCTGCATTATTATGGGGAAGGAGGACATAAAAATGCTTAG
- a CDS encoding ABC transporter permease subunit yields MLSFRLMRRNFTSCLLPFAIVFLLITMYTTVIIYMYNPELADMLNDYQEAIPQMMSAVGMTGIASNLIEWIQIYLYGFIMRLFPLIFIIIMVNKLVMRYIDRGSMACLLATPNSRKKIICTQIISMILYLIFCMICVTTVGILSSEAMFPGELNTSKYLVLNIGTLMLWLAQTGIAFFFACLFSDSKYYYIFGSGIPVLFFFLQMLANMGGDLKFLKYFTIESLLKTEELAAGKSEAFLFCGILGLLGLLLCAAGGIHFTKRDLPL; encoded by the coding sequence ATGCTTAGTTTTCGTCTTATGAGACGCAACTTTACATCCTGTCTGCTTCCATTTGCAATCGTTTTCCTGTTGATTACGATGTACACAACAGTGATTATCTATATGTATAACCCTGAACTAGCCGATATGTTGAACGACTATCAGGAAGCAATACCTCAAATGATGTCTGCGGTAGGTATGACTGGAATTGCCTCAAATCTGATCGAATGGATTCAGATTTATCTCTACGGATTCATCATGAGACTATTTCCCTTGATTTTTATCATCATCATGGTAAACAAACTGGTCATGAGATACATTGACAGGGGATCTATGGCTTGTCTGCTGGCCACGCCTAATTCCAGGAAAAAAATCATCTGTACACAGATCATCTCTATGATTTTGTATCTGATTTTTTGTATGATCTGCGTCACAACAGTGGGAATTTTGTCCTCTGAGGCTATGTTTCCCGGTGAGCTGAATACATCCAAATACCTCGTCCTCAATATCGGAACACTGATGCTCTGGCTGGCCCAGACAGGAATTGCTTTCTTTTTCGCCTGCCTGTTCAGCGATTCCAAATATTATTATATATTCGGCAGTGGAATTCCTGTCCTGTTTTTCTTTTTACAGATGCTAGCGAACATGGGAGGCGATCTTAAATTCCTAAAATACTTTACCATCGAAAGCCTACTCAAGACAGAAGAATTGGCCGCAGGAAAAAGCGAGGCTTTTCTGTTCTGTGGAATTCTTGGGCTCCTTGGACTGCTTTTATGTGCAGCGGGAGGCATTCATTTCACCAAGAGAGACCTTCCTCTTTGA